Proteins encoded together in one Hylaeus volcanicus isolate JK05 chromosome 3, UHH_iyHylVolc1.0_haploid, whole genome shotgun sequence window:
- the LOC128873791 gene encoding cuticle protein CP14.6-like, translating into MRGRSSHLARFRHRYINPAVRLALYYQKTTLINMNTLTCVLFALAARSAMAAPVDPTTPVAIVAYTADGPNPDGSYLFSYEAANGIKAEEHGQLKQLNETNSIIAVQGSYSYTIDDGTPVSLSYVADENGFQPKGDHLPTPHPIPAGILKALEYIAAHPEQDKAR; encoded by the exons ATGAGAGGGAGGTCCTCGCACCTCGCAAGGTTTCGGCACCGCTATATAAACCCGGCCGTTAGACTTGCTCTTTACTACCAGAAAACAACTCTGATCAACATGAACACTTTG ACTTGCGTCCTCTTCGCCCTCGCCGCAAGGTCGGCAATGGCCGCTCCAGTGGACCCGACGACGCCAGTGGCTATTGTGGCATACACTGCTGATGGACCCAACCCAGACGGATCCTATCTCTTCAGCTACGAGGCGGCCAACGGCATCAAAGCAGAAGAACACGGCCAGCTGAAGCAGTTGAACGAAACCAACTCTATCATCGCTGTCCAAGGATCGTACAGTTACACCATCGATGACGGGACACCTGTATCCTTGAGCTACGTTGCTGACGAGAACGGCTTCCAACCAAAGGGAGACCACCTTCCTACGCCTCATCCTATCCCAGCTGGAATTCTGAAGGCTCTGGAATACATCGCCGCGCATCCCGAGCAGGACAAAGCCCGTTGA
- the LOC128873097 gene encoding endocuticle structural glycoprotein SgAbd-4-like gives MYTSLVAVIALASCVVAAPAPADDVIPIVSQSQEGPNPDGSYKWNYEAGNGIKAQEEGQVENAGSENEAMNAQGSFSYPSDDGQQISLTYVANADGFQPQGAHLPTTPEIPPLIQKALEWIAAHPSKDDQNQV, from the exons ATGTACACGTCACTG GTAGCCGTGATCGCGCTGGCAAGCTGCGTGGTAGCCGCCCCCGCTCCCGCAGACGATGTGATACCTATCGTCAGCCAAAGCCAGGAGGGTCCAAACCCGGATGGCTCGTACAAGTGGAACTACGAGGCCGGAAACGGGATCAAAGCCCAGGAGGAAGGTCAAGTTGAGAACGCAGGCTCGGAGAACGAGGCGATGAACGCCCAGGGTAGCTTCAGTTACCCGAGCGACGACGGTCAACAAATCTCGCTGACGTACGTGGCGAACGCCGACGGATTCCAGCCGCAGGGCGCTCACCTGCCCACCACGCCTGAGATCCCTCCCCTCATCCAGAAGGCGTTGGAATGGATAGCGGCGCATCCGTCCAAGGACGACCAGAATCAGGTGTAA
- the LOC128873624 gene encoding endocuticle structural glycoprotein SgAbd-2-like, producing MYARTVFLLHLMVMVLAADREIPIVSQSQDISPDGSFSTKWESGNGISFQEEGFLKNAGQKDAEAEEVRGSASWTAPDGTKLNLGWVANENGATFQGAHLPTPPPPQPVPVLIQRALDWIAAHPYKEEKNRL from the coding sequence ATGTACGCCCGCACGGTTTTCCTCTTGCACCTGATGGTTATGGTGTTGGCCGCGGACAGGGAGATACCCATCGTCAGTCAGAGCCAAGACATCAGCCCAGACGGCAGTTTCTCGACGAAATGGGAAAGCGGCAACGGCATCAGCTTCCAGGAGGAGGGATTTTTGAAGAACGCGGGCCAGAAGGACGCAGAGGCTGAAGAGGTGCGTGGCTCTGCCTCGTGGACCGCACCAGACGGGACCAAATTGAACCTTGGTTGGGTGGCCAACGAAAATGGCGCCACTTTCCAGGGCGCTCATCTGCCGACGCCACCGCCCCCGCAACCGGTGCCAGTTCTCATCCAGCGAGCCCTCGACTGGATAGCAGCTCATCCCTACAAGGAGGAGAAGAATAGATTGTAA
- the LOC128873623 gene encoding endocuticle structural glycoprotein SgAbd-1-like, whose protein sequence is MFTIKVFVAVVLCTTGTLGAPQRPSGGADKDAVITSQQLEVNFDGNYVNNFETSNGISHQESGQPKQVDNETPVVSQGSDSYTAPDGQQVSITYIADENGFQVQGSHIPTAPPIPPEIQRALEWNAAHPEEDDGGQPRPPARG, encoded by the exons GTGTTTGTGGCGGTCGTACTCTGTACGACGGGGACGTTAGGAGCACCTCAACGGCCCAGTGGTGGGGCTGACAAAGATGCCGTGATCACATCTCAGCAGCTCGAAGTCAACTTCGACGGCAATTACGTCAATAA CTTCGAGACGAGCAATGGTATCAGCCACCAAGAATCTGGCCAGCCTAAGCAAGTAGACAACGAGACACCAGTGGTCTCGCAGGGTTCGGACTCTTACACGGCGCCGGACGGTCAACAAGTCAGCATCACGTACATAGCTGACGAGAATGGCTTCCAAGTGCAAGGATCTCACATCCCCACGGCACCACCGATACCACCAGAGATCCAAAGGGCGCTCGAGTGGAACGCGGCTCACCCCGAAGAGGACGATGGCGGTCAACCACGACCACCTGCCCGAG GTTAA